Proteins found in one Flavobacterium channae genomic segment:
- a CDS encoding B12-binding domain-containing radical SAM protein — translation MKDIFLITPPFTQLNTPYPATAYLKGFLNTKNISAFQMDLGIEVILELFSKEGLTSVFNEIYSNKVETNSNSERIYFLKNDYIKTIDSVIAFLQGNNPSLARQICSGNFLPEASRFEQLDDMDWAFGNMGMQDKAKHLATLYLEDLSDFIVECIDENFGFSRYAERLGRSANSFDEIYDNLQRDLSFIDKITIKTLSKRIEVIQPKLVLISVPFPGNLFSAFRCAQFLKANYPNIKIAMGGGFPNTELRDLKDQRVFEFFDFITLDDGELPVELLYRNICQTEPVEVQFKRTFLLENNQVVYKNNTTSHDYKQSEVGTPDYSDLLLDQYISVIEIANPMHSLWSDGRWNKLTMAHGCYWGKCTFCDISLDYIKVYEPIHAKILVDRMEEIMTQTNENGFHFVDEAAPPALMRELALEIIKRKLVITWWTNIRFEKSFTADLCLLLKESGCIAVSGGLEVASDRLLELIKKGVTVEQVAQVTRNFTESGIMVHAYLMYGYPTQTIQETVDSLEMVRQMFELGILQSGFWHQFAMTAHSPVGLNPEEFGVIPDVKEISFANNDINFKDKTGIDHDKFSFGLKKSLFNYMHGICFDYDLQDWFDFKIPKTKIPSDFIYNCLEKDNVFSTKPNAKIVWLGGKPQTEVFVKSKKGRSWEMMKLIFHNKTQTFDITLNVDEGKWLVTALEQLSVYNDSKTTFSQLKSDFEQNFEDFELFWYSKPIQSLRNYSLLVL, via the coding sequence TTGAAAGACATTTTTTTAATCACGCCTCCTTTTACACAGCTGAATACACCGTATCCAGCAACTGCTTATTTAAAAGGTTTTTTGAATACCAAAAACATTTCGGCTTTCCAAATGGATTTGGGTATCGAAGTGATTTTAGAATTGTTTTCAAAAGAAGGATTAACTTCAGTTTTTAATGAAATTTATTCAAACAAAGTAGAAACTAATTCTAATTCTGAAAGAATCTACTTTTTGAAAAATGATTACATCAAAACTATTGATTCTGTAATTGCATTTCTTCAAGGAAATAATCCATCGCTTGCTAGGCAAATTTGTTCTGGTAATTTTCTTCCGGAAGCTTCTCGTTTTGAACAACTCGACGATATGGATTGGGCTTTTGGAAATATGGGAATGCAAGACAAAGCTAAACATTTGGCTACTCTGTATCTTGAAGATTTATCGGATTTTATAGTGGAATGTATTGATGAAAATTTTGGATTTAGTCGATACGCGGAACGTTTAGGAAGAAGTGCTAATTCTTTTGATGAGATTTACGATAATTTGCAAAGAGACTTATCTTTTATTGATAAAATCACGATTAAAACTTTAAGCAAACGCATCGAAGTAATTCAACCCAAATTGGTTTTGATTTCGGTGCCATTTCCAGGAAATTTATTTAGTGCTTTTCGTTGCGCTCAGTTTCTAAAGGCGAACTATCCCAATATTAAAATTGCAATGGGCGGTGGTTTTCCAAATACAGAATTACGTGATTTAAAAGACCAACGCGTTTTTGAATTCTTCGATTTTATCACACTTGACGATGGTGAGTTACCAGTTGAGTTATTGTATCGCAATATTTGTCAAACTGAGCCTGTCGAAGTCCAATTTAAAAGAACTTTTCTTCTCGAAAATAACCAAGTAGTTTACAAAAACAATACAACATCACACGATTATAAACAATCGGAAGTTGGAACGCCCGATTATTCTGATTTGCTTTTAGATCAATACATTTCGGTTATTGAAATTGCAAATCCTATGCATAGTTTGTGGAGTGATGGTCGATGGAATAAGCTTACTATGGCGCACGGATGTTATTGGGGAAAATGCACGTTTTGTGATATTTCATTAGATTATATAAAAGTTTACGAACCCATTCATGCTAAGATTTTAGTTGATAGAATGGAGGAGATTATGACGCAAACCAATGAAAATGGATTTCATTTTGTTGATGAAGCTGCGCCTCCAGCTTTAATGCGAGAATTGGCTTTGGAGATTATCAAACGAAAATTAGTAATTACTTGGTGGACTAATATTCGTTTTGAGAAAAGTTTTACGGCTGATTTGTGTTTGCTTCTGAAAGAATCGGGTTGTATTGCGGTTTCTGGAGGATTAGAAGTGGCTTCTGACCGACTTTTAGAATTAATCAAAAAAGGAGTTACCGTTGAACAAGTTGCGCAAGTAACTCGAAATTTTACCGAAAGTGGGATTATGGTGCATGCCTATTTGATGTATGGTTATCCAACACAAACTATTCAAGAAACTGTTGATAGTTTGGAAATGGTGCGTCAAATGTTTGAATTGGGTATTTTACAAAGTGGATTTTGGCATCAATTTGCCATGACAGCGCATAGTCCCGTTGGGTTAAATCCGGAAGAGTTTGGTGTAATTCCAGATGTAAAAGAAATTTCGTTTGCTAATAACGATATCAATTTTAAAGATAAAACTGGAATCGATCACGACAAGTTTAGTTTTGGATTAAAAAAATCGTTGTTCAATTATATGCACGGAATTTGTTTTGATTACGATTTGCAAGATTGGTTCGATTTTAAAATTCCAAAGACAAAAATCCCTTCTGATTTTATATACAACTGTTTGGAAAAAGATAATGTTTTCTCAACAAAACCTAACGCTAAAATTGTTTGGTTAGGAGGAAAGCCTCAAACTGAAGTTTTTGTAAAATCTAAAAAAGGAAGATCTTGGGAAATGATGAAATTGATTTTTCATAATAAAACCCAAACTTTTGATATTACTTTGAATGTTGATGAAGGAAAATGGTTGGTTACTGCTTTAGAACAACTTTCAGTTTACAACGATTCTAAGACAACTTTCTCTCAATTAAAGTCTGATTTTGAACAAAATTTTGAAGATTTTGAACTGTTTTGGTACAGTAAACCAATTCAAAGTCTAAGAAATTATTCGTTATTGGTATTGTAA
- a CDS encoding response regulator — MRLFLLRNTDSTYAKVISLLSLMSLALLILVASLYYYMKVQEKNIYDSSNKIYRNEINSLIKLDSENYSSLAADVTYWDEFVDFIATKDLKWFNTSIAIILDTYKSEYICVYDAKGNFITKVSTPKIKTVQFIPKAAINKLLTKKADRFYLKIPEGVVEVYGATIHPSDDPYKNKTKPSGCFFMVRLLDNDYFANFEKISTSNIAFYKSSVVDSKAVHFTLPLKDYQNNVVEKLVYKRAYDIDFWITKFILIVVAIAIMVSWVVYYYYANKWSRLPLSFIKKILKNGDQNAIQSLKNIRGEFRYIGKLFEENQIKAKELEIAKNKAEESDKLKSAFLMNLSHEIRTPMNAILGFSDLLSNSNLTEEDKNEYIKVIQQSGQNLIEIIDDLVEMSKIDSQLIKPNLQSFDLDEFVKQIFTSYEKLYNSEKVVFKLSAPDEKLEQNILSDKVKLGEVITNLLNNAYKFTEEGFIILDYSLDKETNTISFSIKDSGIGIPNAFQENIFKRFSKINAKGISANEGLGLGLAISKAYVEILGGTIGFNSQEGVGSTFYFSIPLNYSVTDVEDSLENSDTVLPIDLGEEEIILIAEDDNINYLLIEKMVKSCNFKIIRAHDGLEAVEHCKTNKEIDLVLMDIKMPNMNGYDAFIAIREFNKNIPIIAQTSYSFEEELLKIKDLGFTDFISKPIKKEKLFALIKKYMKRE; from the coding sequence TTGCGATTATTTTTACTCAGAAATACCGATTCTACTTACGCAAAAGTAATTAGTTTACTTTCGCTTATGTCTCTTGCGCTATTAATTCTAGTAGCTTCCTTGTATTATTATATGAAGGTGCAAGAGAAGAATATTTACGATTCTAGTAATAAAATATATAGAAACGAAATTAATTCTTTGATAAAATTAGATTCGGAAAATTATTCTTCATTAGCGGCTGACGTTACTTATTGGGATGAATTTGTCGATTTTATTGCAACTAAAGATTTAAAATGGTTCAATACTTCTATTGCTATTATTTTAGATACTTACAAGTCGGAATATATTTGTGTGTATGATGCAAAAGGGAATTTTATTACTAAGGTTTCAACTCCAAAAATAAAAACCGTTCAATTTATTCCTAAAGCTGCAATTAACAAATTATTAACAAAAAAAGCAGACAGATTTTATTTAAAAATTCCAGAAGGTGTTGTGGAGGTTTATGGAGCTACAATTCATCCATCTGATGATCCTTATAAAAACAAGACCAAACCTTCGGGATGTTTCTTTATGGTTCGTTTATTAGATAATGATTATTTTGCCAATTTTGAAAAAATAAGCACTTCTAATATTGCATTTTATAAATCATCTGTTGTTGATTCAAAAGCAGTACATTTTACTTTACCGTTAAAAGATTATCAAAATAATGTTGTTGAAAAGTTAGTTTATAAAAGAGCTTATGATATCGATTTTTGGATAACAAAATTTATTTTAATCGTTGTTGCAATTGCCATAATGGTTTCTTGGGTTGTATACTATTACTATGCTAATAAATGGTCGCGTTTGCCTTTGAGTTTTATTAAAAAGATTTTAAAAAATGGCGATCAAAATGCAATTCAGTCTCTAAAAAATATTCGAGGTGAATTTCGTTACATTGGTAAATTGTTTGAAGAAAATCAAATCAAGGCAAAGGAACTTGAAATTGCTAAAAATAAAGCAGAAGAAAGCGATAAACTCAAATCAGCTTTCTTAATGAATTTGTCACATGAGATTAGAACACCAATGAATGCGATTTTGGGGTTTTCGGATTTGTTATCAAATTCAAATTTAACTGAAGAAGATAAAAACGAATACATAAAAGTGATTCAACAAAGTGGTCAAAATCTTATAGAAATAATAGATGATTTAGTTGAAATGTCTAAAATTGATTCGCAATTAATAAAACCAAATCTGCAATCTTTTGATTTGGATGAGTTTGTGAAACAAATTTTTACTTCTTATGAGAAATTGTATAACAGCGAAAAAGTTGTTTTTAAATTATCTGCTCCTGATGAAAAATTAGAACAAAATATACTTTCTGATAAAGTGAAATTGGGAGAAGTGATTACAAACCTTTTGAATAATGCATATAAGTTTACAGAAGAAGGATTTATCATTTTAGATTATTCGTTGGATAAAGAAACCAATACAATTTCATTTAGTATAAAAGATTCTGGAATTGGTATTCCTAATGCTTTTCAAGAAAATATATTTAAAAGATTTAGTAAAATAAACGCAAAAGGAATTTCTGCAAATGAAGGACTTGGTTTGGGCTTAGCAATTTCTAAAGCGTATGTTGAGATTTTAGGCGGAACAATTGGATTTAATTCGCAAGAAGGTGTTGGTTCTACTTTCTATTTTTCAATTCCTTTAAATTATTCTGTTACTGATGTTGAGGATAGTTTAGAAAATTCGGATACTGTTTTGCCGATAGATTTAGGTGAAGAAGAAATTATTTTAATTGCAGAAGACGATAATATCAATTATTTATTGATTGAAAAAATGGTAAAAAGTTGCAACTTTAAGATTATCAGAGCGCATGATGGTCTTGAAGCTGTAGAACATTGTAAAACAAATAAGGAAATCGATTTGGTTTTAATGGACATTAAAATGCCAAATATGAATGGTTATGATGCTTTTATCGCTATAAGAGAATTTAATAAAAATATCCCAATCATTGCTCAAACTTCATATAGCTTTGAAGAAGAACTTCTTAAAATTAAAGACTTAGGATTCACAGATTTTATTTCAAAACCTATTAAAAAAGAAAAGTTATTCGCTTTAATTAAAAAATATATGAAAAGGGAATAG